AATCGAGAACATCGCAAATAGGAATGGCATTGAAATAATCGATCCAGCTAGAGCTCCTAGCGGGCTAGTTCCTTGCTTTTTGTAAAGAGCGGCCATTTCCATATTTTGTTTTTGCTTAGCTGTTCGGTCTGTTGAGTTTTTATATTTAGCCTGAATTTCTGCTTGTTTAGCAGTAAGGCCTTGAAGTTTCTCTTGATTCTTCTGAGCCTTTCAAGAAAACATTAACGTTATTAACCTAATTAAGATTGATGTTAATAGAATTGAGAAGAAAACAGATGCTCCAAATGAGAAACTACCGTCATCTTCTAAGCCACCGTGGAATAATTTAATTAAACCCACTAGAATGAACGCTAAAGGATATACGAAGAAACCATAGAAAGGGGATTTGGTTACTTGGAACGCACTTCCTCAAGAGTATACTGGATTTCAATTGTATTGATCTAAACCATCTTTTGTTGGGTTAAAGATATGGCTCTTTGAACCAACGTCTCCAAGCGATTTAATAATTATTTCAAAACCCACTCCTGGAGCAAAAATGCTTCTACCAGTCATGTCGGTTACTTGACCAACGACGAAATTTGGCTGATACATTTGTATACATCCTCAAAGCATTGAGGTTAACAAGAAAATAAACCCAACGACTTTGGTTCAGAACCAAGTTACTTTTCAAGGATTCTTTTTATTAGAATTAGTATTCGATAGATACTTTGTATAGTCTTGTTTATACACTTAAAAAGCCTCCTGTTCTATCTGATACCTTGCAAGATTTTTATTAATGATTCACAAGATTTTTGGTAAGGGTGGTCTATGAAATCTTTTCGAACCATTATGATCAAATCAAGGTTCAAATTACTGATTTTGCTCAGATTAGTCTTCATAATCATTCTTACTTGTCTTTTTGCTTTATTTCTCAAAACAGCGTTCCCGAGTTTCTTACCAACAGAAATGCCGTATCTTAAAAATTTATCTTCTTTTTTATTAA
This Spiroplasma endosymbiont of Panorpa germanica DNA region includes the following protein-coding sequences:
- the yidC gene encoding membrane protein insertase YidC; this encodes MYQPNFVVGQVTDMTGRSIFAPGVGFEIIIKSLGDVGSKSHIFNPTKDGLDQYNWNPVYSWGSAFQVTKSPFYGFFVYPLAFILVGLIKLFHGGLEDDGSFSFGASVFFSILLTSILIRLITLMFSWKAQKNQEKLQGLTAKQAEIQAKYKNSTDRTAKQKQNMEMAALYKKQGTSPLGALAGSIISMPFLFAMFSIIRSTKILKVASIGQISLIEQPFAQIQQGNWVYLSIILVYLPLQIVSMLLPTFLQMFKKNKGPVTEQQKKARKKQIIMQSVFVVVFFIIVATVASGVAIYWIFSSTFQIIQTLGFHFARENKNKNFKKKMARKKLKLEKQEAKAAAKVQE
- the rnpA gene encoding ribonuclease P protein component — encoded protein: MINQKHTRIVKSNHEFQKIIGNKRFVKNNLFVVYFNKKEDKFLRYGISVGKKLGNAVLRNKAKRQVRMIMKTNLSKISNLNLDLIIMVRKDFIDHPYQKSCESLIKILQGIR